The Streptomyces nitrosporeus genome includes a window with the following:
- a CDS encoding MarR family winged helix-turn-helix transcriptional regulator encodes MEDEVDRLVAAWRRERPDLDVEPLEVLSRVSRLARHLDRARRTAFAEHHLEPWEFDVLTSLRRAGAPYQLSPGQLLTQTLVTSGTMTNRIDRLTKKNLVERLPDPSDRRGVLVRLTAEGQDKADRSLAGLLDQERAILGELSFEQRQELAALLRRLTAPFDNIPG; translated from the coding sequence ATGGAGGACGAGGTCGACCGACTGGTCGCTGCATGGCGCCGTGAGCGCCCCGACCTCGACGTGGAACCACTCGAGGTCCTGAGCCGCGTCTCCCGGCTGGCCCGCCACCTCGACCGGGCCCGCCGGACCGCCTTCGCCGAGCACCATCTGGAGCCCTGGGAGTTCGACGTACTGACGTCGCTGCGGCGCGCCGGCGCTCCGTACCAGCTCTCCCCCGGCCAGCTCCTCACCCAGACGCTCGTCACCTCCGGCACCATGACCAACCGCATCGACCGGCTGACCAAGAAGAACCTGGTGGAGCGGCTGCCCGACCCCAGCGACCGGCGCGGGGTGCTGGTGCGGCTGACCGCCGAGGGCCAGGACAAGGCCGACCGGTCGCTCGCGGGACTGCTGGACCAGGAGCGCGCCATCCTCGGCGAGCTCTCCTTTGAGCAGCGGCAGGAACTGGCGGCGCTGCTACGCCGGTTGACCGCCCCGTTCGACAACATCCCCGGCTGA
- a CDS encoding response regulator transcription factor produces MGVPVARIRVLVVDDHRIFAESLAAALAAEPDVDVAAAGSGPAALRCLERAFAEGRRYDVMLVDADLGVRDAPGRAGALGGAPALPPPGGVPGEDAPDAPEDGISLVAGVRAGRPSVRTVVLAERDDPVRAALALQAGASGWVAKDCSLQRLLAVIRGVLRDETHLPPALLTGVLRELTTARRHRTESEQLVESLTPREREVLRCMVAGLGRKAVAERLFLSPHTVRTHMQNVLGKLGVHSTLAAVAMARRAGVGPAVPGPGQPSAGDVVERGGQPA; encoded by the coding sequence ATGGGGGTGCCTGTGGCTCGGATCCGGGTTCTCGTGGTCGACGACCACCGCATCTTCGCGGAATCACTCGCGGCGGCCCTCGCGGCCGAACCGGACGTCGACGTGGCGGCGGCGGGCAGCGGCCCGGCGGCCCTGCGGTGCCTGGAACGCGCCTTCGCCGAGGGCCGGCGCTACGACGTGATGCTGGTCGACGCGGACCTCGGCGTCCGGGACGCCCCGGGCCGCGCGGGAGCCCTCGGCGGCGCCCCGGCCCTCCCCCCGCCCGGCGGCGTCCCGGGCGAGGACGCCCCGGACGCCCCGGAGGACGGCATCTCCCTGGTGGCCGGGGTGCGCGCCGGCCGGCCGTCCGTCCGCACGGTGGTGCTCGCCGAGAGGGACGACCCGGTCCGTGCCGCGCTCGCGCTCCAGGCGGGGGCCTCGGGCTGGGTGGCCAAGGACTGCTCCCTGCAACGCCTGCTGGCGGTCATCCGGGGCGTCCTGCGGGACGAGACGCATCTGCCGCCCGCCCTGCTGACCGGCGTACTGCGGGAGCTGACCACCGCCCGGAGGCACCGGACCGAGAGCGAGCAGCTGGTGGAGTCGCTGACCCCGCGCGAACGCGAGGTGCTGCGCTGCATGGTCGCGGGCCTCGGCCGCAAGGCGGTCGCGGAGCGCCTCTTCCTCTCCCCGCACACGGTGCGTACCCATATGCAGAACGTGCTGGGGAAGCTGGGGGTGCACTCGACCCTGGCGGCCGTGGCGATGGCCCGCCGGGCAGGCGTCGGACCGGCGGTGCCGGGGCCGGGACAGCCCTCAGCCGGGGATGTTGTCGAACGGGGCGGTCAACCGGCGTAG
- the galE gene encoding UDP-glucose 4-epimerase GalE, whose amino-acid sequence MSTPPKKYLVTGGAGYVGSVVAAHLLEAGHTVTVLDDLSTGFREGVPAGAEFVEGRVQDAAKWLDASYDGVLHFAAYSQVGESVTDPEKYWVNNVGGTTALLAAMRDAGVRTLVFSSTAATYGEPVSSPITESDPTAPTSPYGASKLAVDHMITGEARAHGLAAVSLRYFNVAGAYGSCGERHDPESHLIPLVLQVALGRRESISVYGDDYPTPDGTCVRDYIHVADLAEAHLLALEAATAGEHLICNLGNGNGFSVREVVETVRRVTGHPVPETTAPRRDGDPAVLVASAATARERLGWRPSRADLAAIVADAWAFARREETSTS is encoded by the coding sequence GTGAGCACCCCCCCGAAGAAGTACCTGGTGACCGGCGGCGCGGGATACGTCGGCAGTGTCGTCGCCGCCCACCTGCTGGAAGCCGGCCACACCGTCACCGTCCTCGACGACCTCTCCACCGGCTTCCGCGAGGGCGTCCCGGCCGGGGCCGAGTTCGTCGAGGGCCGCGTCCAGGACGCCGCGAAGTGGCTGGACGCCTCCTACGACGGGGTGCTGCACTTCGCCGCTTACTCCCAGGTCGGCGAGTCCGTCACCGACCCCGAGAAGTACTGGGTGAACAACGTCGGAGGCACCACCGCCCTCCTCGCCGCGATGCGCGACGCCGGGGTACGCACCCTGGTCTTCTCCTCCACCGCGGCGACCTACGGCGAGCCGGTCTCCAGCCCGATCACGGAGTCCGACCCGACCGCGCCCACCAGCCCCTACGGCGCGAGCAAGCTGGCCGTCGACCACATGATCACCGGAGAGGCCCGCGCCCACGGCCTGGCCGCCGTCTCCCTGCGCTACTTCAACGTGGCCGGGGCCTACGGCAGCTGCGGCGAGCGGCACGACCCCGAGTCCCACCTCATCCCGCTGGTCCTCCAGGTGGCGCTCGGCCGCCGCGAGTCGATCTCCGTCTACGGGGACGACTACCCGACCCCGGACGGCACCTGCGTCCGTGACTACATCCACGTCGCCGACCTCGCCGAGGCCCACCTGCTGGCCCTGGAGGCGGCCACCGCCGGGGAACACCTGATCTGCAACCTCGGCAACGGCAACGGCTTCTCCGTACGCGAGGTCGTCGAGACCGTCCGCCGGGTCACCGGCCACCCCGTCCCGGAGACCACCGCCCCGCGCCGCGACGGCGACCCCGCCGTCCTGGTCGCCTCCGCGGCCACCGCCAGGGAACGGCTCGGCTGGCGGCCCTCCCGCGCCGACCTGGCCGCCATCGTCGCCGACGCCTGGGCGTTCGCCCGCCGAGAGGAGACCAGCACCTCATGA
- the galK gene encoding galactokinase yields MTGRTGPTAPSATTAPPALPDERAVAAGLVTSFTGLYGRAPEGVWAAPGRVNLIGEYTDFNDGFVMPLALPHAALAAVARRTDGELRLHSTDVPGGVVSLRVDELAPHSGHGWAAYPAGVVWALREAGHPVTGADIQLTSTVPVGAGLSSSAALEVVTALALNDLFGLGLGAPGLAVLGQRAENAFVGVPCGVMDQMASACCTDGHALYLDTRDLTQRQVPFDLAAHGLQLLVVDTRVKHALGDGAYAERRAGCEAGARALGVPTLRDLPYEGLDAALRELEAAGVDESVVRYVRHVVSDNHRVEQIIALLDGGDIRAAGPVLDDGHRSLRDDLRVSCPELDLVAGAAKAAGALGARMTGGGFGGSAIVLVEREAAGPVADAVTGAFLSAGHAAPGIFPAVPSAGARRLEPAEPAA; encoded by the coding sequence ATGACCGGCCGCACCGGGCCCACGGCCCCCTCCGCCACCACCGCGCCGCCCGCCCTCCCGGACGAGCGGGCCGTGGCCGCCGGGCTCGTCACCTCGTTCACCGGGCTGTACGGGAGGGCGCCCGAGGGCGTCTGGGCCGCACCCGGACGCGTCAACCTGATCGGTGAGTACACCGACTTCAACGACGGCTTCGTCATGCCGCTGGCCCTGCCGCACGCCGCGCTCGCCGCCGTCGCCCGCCGTACCGACGGCGAGCTGCGCCTGCACTCCACCGACGTGCCCGGCGGGGTCGTGTCGCTGCGCGTCGACGAGCTGGCCCCCCACTCCGGGCACGGCTGGGCCGCCTATCCGGCGGGTGTCGTCTGGGCCCTGCGCGAGGCCGGCCACCCGGTCACCGGCGCGGACATCCAGCTCACCTCGACGGTCCCCGTCGGCGCGGGCCTCTCCTCCTCCGCCGCCCTGGAGGTCGTCACCGCCCTCGCCCTGAACGACCTCTTCGGGCTGGGCCTCGGCGCCCCCGGACTGGCCGTGCTCGGCCAGCGCGCGGAGAACGCGTTCGTCGGCGTGCCCTGCGGGGTCATGGACCAGATGGCCTCCGCCTGCTGCACCGACGGCCACGCCCTGTACCTCGACACCCGCGACCTCACCCAGCGCCAGGTCCCCTTCGACCTGGCGGCCCACGGCCTGCAGCTCCTGGTCGTCGACACCCGGGTCAAGCACGCGCTCGGCGACGGGGCGTACGCCGAGCGGCGGGCCGGCTGCGAGGCGGGCGCCCGCGCGCTGGGCGTCCCCACCCTGCGCGACCTGCCCTACGAGGGCCTGGACGCGGCCCTGCGGGAGCTGGAGGCGGCGGGCGTGGACGAGTCCGTCGTGCGCTACGTCCGCCATGTGGTGAGCGACAACCACCGGGTGGAGCAGATCATCGCCCTGCTCGACGGGGGTGACATCCGGGCGGCCGGCCCGGTGCTCGACGACGGGCACCGCTCGCTCCGCGACGACCTGCGGGTCTCCTGCCCGGAGCTGGACCTGGTGGCCGGGGCGGCGAAGGCGGCCGGGGCGCTCGGTGCCCGGATGACCGGCGGCGGCTTCGGCGGCTCGGCGATCGTCCTGGTGGAGCGGGAGGCCGCGGGCCCGGTCGCCGACGCGGTGACCGGGGCCTTCCTCTCGGCCGGGCACGCCGCCCCGGGCATCTTCCCCGCCGTCCCCTCGGCCGGAGCCCGCCGCCTGGAACCGGCGGAACCGGCCGCCTGA